A single region of the Triticum dicoccoides isolate Atlit2015 ecotype Zavitan chromosome 2B, WEW_v2.0, whole genome shotgun sequence genome encodes:
- the LOC119364216 gene encoding uncharacterized protein LOC119364216 — MPQLDLESLFCVGGGESRSTKVACETIAVGASDVDVANAHEQSRRIIWAWSGRTGAALERDGSTKGGSNPKNAAEETTRNKGPSRAPRRLELEAIVVGVLPAGKMVVQQRRSHVVGRDWRRPAAGARVFASEAVGVEPVSPKVSCFGAVRSESRAPAAREEEEERSGCWASVTSALGGFLCGSDSDNRREGGSGTSESKPAVSGSPTVDVSVLSPPRPVLGLGDVKPIASRRWPDGDGRCLV, encoded by the coding sequence ATGCCACAGCTCGATCTGGAGTCCCTCTTCTGCGTCGGCGGCGGCGAGTCAAGGTCGACGAAGGTCGCCTGCGAGACCATCGCGGTCGGAGCCTCCGACGTTGACGTCGCCAACGCCCACGAGCAGTCGCGACGGATTATCTGGGCCTGGTCCGGGCGAACCGGCGCGGCGCTGGAGCGGGACGGGTCGACCAAGGGCGGCTCCAACCCCAAGAACGCGGCGGAAGAGACGACGCGTAACAAGGGCCCGTCGAGGGCGCCGAGGAGGTTGGAGTTGGAGGCAATCGTCGTCGGCGTTCTGCCTGCCGGGAAGATGGTCGTGCAGCAGCGGCGCTCTCATGTGGTCGGCCGCGACTGGCGCCGGCCGGCCGCAGGGGCTAGGGTCTTCGCGAGCGAGGCCGTGGGCGTGGAGCCCGTGTCCCCGAAGGTGTCGTGCTTTGGGGCAGTGCGGTCCGAGAGCCGCGCGCCTGCggcgcgcgaggaggaggaggagcggagcGGGTGCTGGGCGAGCGTCACCTCCGCGCTTGGTGGCTTTTTGTGCGGCTCTGACTCGGACAACCGTCGGGAAGGTGGATCTGGGACGAGTGAATCGAAGCCCGCGGTGTCGGGGTCGCCGACGGTAGACGTTTCAGTCCTGTCGCCCCCGCGGCCGGTTCTGGGACTGGGAGACGTGAAGCCCATTGCTtcgcggcggtggccggatggAGATGGGCGGTGCTTGGTTTGA
- the LOC119364217 gene encoding uncharacterized protein LOC119364217 — translation MGCISSKLLPPGPGGRTGAARATVRGRVDHVVSLTSTTYGVLDLQAKHGATAGAKELPLPQEQEKPISREWKRASARRPTPLVVPDAKKPAPAAKPESGMEVINAWEIMAGLEDADSPAKKPTKPGRWSPARVLAMALSSPKRSSAKRRNTPGKENSPLQRCSGKENSKPSDVADEDRVLRPYNSIDNSKLSRASKRFSPGSARVARKPSAAETGGMSSSRRSLSPLFDPELLASIERELSEEGAHIKRVIGSEKPKQPKVVPAIVAEGKCPPGGADAVVLYTTTLRGIRKTFEECNAVRAAIEAHDVKVIERDVSMDSGYREELRLLLGGRELRVPAVFVRGKHVGGAAEVTRMEEEGKLKALLQGLPRARVWCAGCAGVRFVMCRDCNGSRKVRVDGERKETVQCGECNENGLVRCPICS, via the coding sequence ATGGGGTGCATCTCGTCCAAGCTCCTCCCGCCAGGGCCCGGAGGCCGCACCGGCGCCGCACGCGCCACCGTGCGCGGCCGCGTCGACCACGTCGTCTCCCTCACCTCCACCACCTACGGCGTCCTCGACCTGCAGGCCAAGCACGGCGCCACGGCTGGAGCCAAGGAGCTGCCGCTGCCGCAGGAGCAGGAGAAGCCGATAAGCCGCGAGTGGAAGCGCGCATCCGCCAGACGCCCGACCCCCCTCGTCGTCCCGGACGCCAAGAAGCCGGCTCCGGCGGCCAAGCCGGAGTCCGGCATGGAGGTGATCAACGCGTGGGAGATCATGGCCGGGCTGGAGGACGCCGATTCGCCTGCCAAGAAGCCGACCAAGCCCGGCCGTTGGTCTCCGGCCAGGGTCCTCGCCATGGCCCTGTCGTCGCCCAAGAGGTCGTCGGCGAAGCGGAGGAACACGCCGGGGAAGGAGAACAGCCCGCTGCAGCGTTGCTCCGGGAAGGAGAACAGCAAGCCCAGCGACGTCGCCGACGAGGACAGGGTCCTCCGCCCGTATAACTCCATCGACAACTCCAAGCTGTCCAGGGCGTCCAAGAGATTCTCCCCGGGAAGCGCCCGGGTCGCCCGGAAGCCCAGCGCGGCCGAGACCGGAGGCATGTCGTCGTCGCGCCGGAGCCTGAGCCCGCTGTTCGACCCGGAGCTCCTCGCGTCCATCGAGCGCGAGCTGTCGGAGGAAGGCGCGCACATCAAGCGGGTGATTGGGTCCGAGAAACCCAAGCAGCCGAAGGTGGTGCCGGCCATCGTGGCGGAGGGCAAGTGCCCGCCCGGCGGCGCGGACGCGGTGGTGCTCTACACCACCACCCTCCGCGGCATCCGCAAGACGTTCGAGGAGTGCAACGCGGTGCGCGCCGCGATCGAGGCCCACGACGTGAAGGTCATCGAGCGGGACGTGTCCATGGACTCGGGCTACCGGGAGGAGCTGCGGCTGCTGCTGGGCGGGCGGGAGCTGCGCGTGCCCGCCGTGTTCGTCCGGGGCAAGCACGTCGGCGGCGCGGCGGAGGTGacgaggatggaggaggaggggaAGCTCAAGGCCCTGCTCCAGGGGCTGCCGCGGGCGCGAGTCTGGTGCGCGGGGTGCGCCGGCGTGAGGTTCGTCATGTGCAGGGACTGCAACGGCAGCCGCAAGGTGCGCGTCGACGGCGAGCGGAAGGAGACGGTCCAGTGCGGCGAGTGCAACGAGAACGGCCTCGTCCGGTGCCCCATCTGCTCGTGA